The Nitrospira sp. sequence CGCGCCGACCAGGTCTCTCCCGACGACGTTCGCCTCGATGACAATCCTGCGGCTGGCATGTTCCCGGCTGATTTGCGCCGGTCCCTCGACAATTCGAATGTCGGCAAGTTCTCTCAGCGGGATGCGGGAGCCGTCCGGCGCCGTCACCCATAGCGCCGCGATCGATTCGACATCACCCCGACGATCATCCGGAAATCGCACCATGATGGGAAACCTCCACTGCCCTTCGAAGACTTCCCCGGCGCCGATCCCGGCACCGATAGCCTCGATGACTTCCGTGATATCGGCCACATTGATGCCGTGACGCGCAACCATGGATCGGTTGATGTCGAGTGTCAAATAGTACAAACCCGCGACTTGTTCCACTCGAAGGTCGGACATACCGGGGACCTGCCGCATCACTCGGGCGATCTCTTCTCCCTTGGTCCATAGAATGTCGAGGTCGTCGCCGAACAGTTTGACCGCGACCTGTGACCGGACTCCCGACACCAATTCATCCACACGCATCGAGATCGGCTGAGATAACCCGAATGCAATGCCGGGCATCTGACTCAGCCGGCTGCGGATTTGGGCTTCGATGGCACGCTTGCTACGGACTTTCCACTCGGATTCAGGCTTGAGCAAGACATACATGTCGCTGAGTTCCATCCCCATGGGATCCGTCCCCAATTCGTTCGCGCCGGTACGCGACACCACGGAACGCACCTCCGGAATATCCAGCAACAGACGTTCGACCTGTCCCGCTATCTTGAGTGATTCGTTGAGGCTGATGCTTGGCAGCCGTACCAGATTCACCACAATCGACCCTTCGTCCATAACGGGCACGAACTCTCGCCCGATATAAGGGATCAGCGCGAAGCCTCCTATCAAGACTCCGACCGCGGTCACAACCACAAGCCGCGTTCTGCGAATAGCCCACTCCAAGAACTGCCGATACAGTCTGCGCACCGTCGTCAACCCGCGTCCTCCATCTGCCGCCTTGCTCGGCCGCATGAGCAGAACGGCCAGTACCGGAACCACGGTCATGGAGAGGATGAGCGAACTCAGCAGGACGATCACCACGGTCAACGCCAGCGGCACGAACATCTTGCCTTCCAGACCTTGCAGGGTCAGGAGCGGGACAAAGGTCAGCGCGATGATCAACTCCCCGAATAGACTTGGTCGCCGCACTTCCAGCACGGCGCGCAACACCACGGGCAGCCGTTCTGACACGGTCGTCAGAGGAGCCCGGCCTTCTGATTGCTCACTCAAGTGACGCTCCACGTTTTCCACTTGCACGATCGCCGCATCGACGATCATCCCGAGCGAAATCGCTAGCCCGCCTAACGACATTAAATTGGCCGAAAGACCCGTGCGTTGCATAATCAGGAAGGTGGCCAACGCTGCCAGCGGCAACATGAAGGAGACCACGACTGCGCCGCGCACATTCCGGAGGAACACATAGAGGACCAAGACCACAACCGCGGCCCCCTCCAACAACGCGCGCTCGACCGTATCGAGGGCCCGAGTCACGAGCTCGATGCGATTATAGAACGACATCACCGTCACGCCGGCCGGCAATACACGATTGATCAGCACAACCTTGTCCTTGACCGCAGATACCACCTCTCGGCTGTTTCCTCCCCGCAGCATCACGGCGATGCCTTCGAGCACCTCCCCCTCTCCATCTCGCGTGACGCCTCCTAACCGGACGGCATGCCCTTGGCGAACTTGCGCCACGTCTCGGAGGTACACCGGCGTCCCCTTATGCGCCGCGACGACGATGCGTTCCAAATCCTCCGAGGATCGAGCCAGTCCTTGTCCGGTGACAATCAGCTTGTCGCCGCCCTTCTCGATATAACTCCCGCCGGCGTTCTGGTTGTTCTCCGTGACGGCCGTTTGAACTTGGCGCAGGGTGAGCCCCAGACTCGTCAGTCTGTTCGGATCCACCAGAACCTCGTACTGCTTCGCCAACCCGCCCAAGGTGTCGACATCCGCCAGCCCCGGCACCGACCGCAACATGGGCCGAACCACCCAGTCTTGAAGCGTGCGCAAGTCACGTAGATCGCGCGATGGCCCTTCCACGAGATACATGAACACTTCGCTGAGACCCGTACTTGCCGGTCCGAGCATCGGGTCAGCTCCTTTCGGGAGCTTGGATCGCGCCTGGAGTAGTCGTTCCAAAATGAGTTGCCGGGCGAAATAGATGTCGACCGCATCCTCGAATACGACCGTAACCACCGAGAGCCCGAAGCGCGAGACCGACCGCAACTCCGTCTTGCCTGGGAGGTTGGTCAATTCGATTTCGAGCGGAAAGGTCACGAGCCGCTCGATCTCCGGGGGGGCAAGCGCAGGAATACGGGTGATGACCTGGACTTGAACGGGCGTCACGTCCGGAAACGCATCGATGGGCAAACGGTTGAACGAGGCGACCCCTGCCACGATCAACGCCGCAACCGCAAGAAGCACGATCAGCCGCTGTTTCAGCGAGATTCGGATCAGCCGTTCCATCATAGCGGGCCTCCCATCGAGAGTTGCTCGCGGAGGGCCTCGGACTTCAAGGCATAGCTTCCCTGAGTCACCACCTCGTCGCCTTCCTTCACACCGCTCTTGACTTCGATATGATGTTGCGACGACTCTCCGACCTTTATTTCGCGCAATTCGAACCGGCGGGGGCCTTGCACGACAAACACCACTGTCCGGCTGCCGACCTGCTGGACGGCCGCATGGGGCAGGGCCAAGACCGACTGGTCCGGCGTGAGCAACGTCACGTCGGCGAACATTTCCGGACGCAGGCGTCGGTCAGGGTTGGCAATATCCGAGCGCGCCATGACTGTGCGAGTCGCCGGATCGACCATGGCGCCCACATAACTAATGGCGCCGCGAAAGACGGCATCGGGATAGGCCGCCACACGCACCTCCACGCCAAGTCCGGCCTGCAATCGCCCGGCCTGTTGTTCCGGAAAATCCGCGCGGACCCAGACCGTCGAGAGGTCCGCAACGGCGAACAGCATCTTATTGGGATCGACAACTTCTCCGACCGTCGCATTCCGTTCGACCACTTCACCGGAGAACGGTGCTCGCAGAAATACCTGCGCGACCTCGGCATGCGGCAATTTCTCAGTCCCCAGCCGTTCAATCTCCCGCTCCGTCATGCCAAGGAGATGCAGTTTCTCTTCGGCTTCGTAGAGATCGGCTTTGGCGTTTTCGGAGTCAGCCTCGCGCCGTTGATACTCACCGGCCCCGATGGCACCACGATCCAAGAGCGCGTGAGCCCGTTCGAGCGCCTTTTCCGTCACCCGCACCGCCGTCCTGGTCTTACGATACTCCAATTGCGCCTCTCCGAACGCCGGACTATCAAGCAGGAGCAGACGGTCGCCGGATTTGACTCGGTCGCCCAGATTGGCATAGACGGCCACGATCCGCCCTGGGACACGGGCACTGAGATGGGCAAGTTGATTCTCGTTGGGAAGAATCTTTCCCGCTTGTGCCTTCAAGGACGTCCGGACGGAATGGACTCCCACTCGCTCCGTCTGAAGATCTGTAAGCGTCGAACTCCCTTCCTGCAATTCGATCACACCGGACTGAGCCGATGGCTTGGCCGGTGAAGCAGCCGGCTTCACGGCTTCATCTTGTTTGGACTGACAAGCCGCTAGCGCGGTCGTCATCATCACGATCGCGACCAGGCGTCGCAGAACCTCGGATGAGAAGAGCCCCTGACTATGCGTCATGGCAATCCTCCTACCGCCTGTTCCAGCTTTGCCAATGCGAGAGAGTAAGAGGCTCTGGCCTGGGCAAACTCAAGGAGCGTCTGGCGGTGGACGCGCTGTGCATCGATCACTTCGAGCAGGCTCGCTACGCCGTTCCGAAAACTGAATTGCGCGATGCCGAGGGCCTCTTTCGCTTGATAGAGAAGCCCCTTTTCAAAGACCTGGATTTGCCGCTGAGCAGTCTGCATCTCCTGGAAAGATTGGGTCACTGCCTGTTCCAACTCATACTGGATTCGGGTACGTTCAGCTTGCGCACGATGGTGCATTCCCATGGCTGTACCGATTTCTCCTTGTCGCCGATACCAAATGGGGACGGGCACACTCAGTCCCGCCATGACGGATTCATCACCGGCTTCCCGATGGTACTGTCCGATCACCGACACGTTTGGCATGCGCGCCGCGCGTTCCTGCTCCAGCGCAAATTGGGCCTGCTCCACCGCTTTCTCCTGTCGGCGAAGCGTGGGATGGCGAGCCATGGCCTGCTCCATCAAGATGCGGAGATTGAGATCCGACCTCGGCACCTCAAACTCCCCTTGAACGACAAATTGCTCCCCGAGAGCCTTTCCGGAGATCTTGTTGAGATTTGCACGCGAAACCAGCAACGTGTTTTCCGCTCGCGCCAGATCCTTATCGGCCTTTTGCAGTTCCACCGTCGCTTTGACGAGCTCGAATTTCGGCGATTCCTTCGTCTCAACCCGGACCCGAATGAGCTCGACAAATTCCTCGACGGTCCTGAGATTCTCTTTGGCCAACTGCACATCTTGCTGGGCAAACAGCAATTGATAGAATGCGGCCTTGACCTCCGCCGAGACGGCCACTTTGGCCTCTTCTATTCCGGCGAGCGCGCCGGAGAGTCCTGCATCAGCGGCTCGTTGCCGAGCCATCCGCTTTCCCGGCCATTCCAGCGGCTGCTCGACCGTGATCGTCCGTTCCGCAATTGAGACGCCGGTACGCGGATCTCGAATCGAACCCCGGCCGGCCGCGCCGCTCACGGTAGGATTGAGATACGCACCGGCCGCGATCTGTCTGCCTTGACTTTCTTCCAGCGCCGCCGCTACCCCGGTCATCGCCGGGCTGTGCTTGAGCGCGAGGGTCAGGATTTCGGACAGTGAATAGGGCGTGGGACGGGAGTCGTCCGCTCTCGTGTGGCCACTCAAGGCGTAAAGGAGGCAATAGACGACGAACGCAATGGCGATCCTATGCAGAATCATAGCGAGTCTCCTCGATAGACACCTATTCCTGGTGGTTCCTCACAGTAGGATGCACCATCAGGTGTCTAGAACGGCACGATGTGGTGTGAACGAGTACGGGGCTTAGACGAAGAGACTGGGCGGCGCACGAGAGGAAATCGCATCAACAAAAGGCATCGGCGGCAAGACGATGCCGGGACTTTTCTGCATCCGGGCATACTGCGCTGCGCCGGGCGCTATGAAAGTCGAAGATCCGAGAACCGGCGCCCAAAACGGCTTGAGCGACTTTCGATCGGTTGAATCGCTCAGGAGCGACAAGCTGAACTCTGTATGCCTGTCGCCTACGTGCGAGAGCTGTGCAAACTGGCCGACACCTCCCTGTGCGGATTCTTCGATTCGATCGACTTGCCGGTGGCCGTCGTACTCGCAGTCGAGGTCCGGCGACCACGCCACGTGAACTGTCCCGCCGTGGTGATGCCCTTTTTCTCCATGCTGATGATCCGCTTCGGGATGAACATGGAACAAAGGCGCTGCAAGCATCCAAAGCGATGCCCAGACGAGAACAGCCACCCGACACCAAGAATATGCTCGACGCCTTGGTCGCATTTCAGATCAGCGTAGCACGAATCTTCAGGACCATCAATCGCATGCCCTCCCCGTTTCGCCCAACGCTTCAGCGGGTGTTACCTGTTGCAAGGGAGCACCGGCTAAAACCACATTCGTAACCCAACCACGAATCGGATCTGGCGCGGATCTCCTCCCTGTTGGCGCACCAGCGTGGCGGTTTCACCGAAGCTTCGGTCGAATGACATGCCGATGTAGGGAGCGAACTTACGACGAATTTCGTAGCGCAGGCGAACGCCGAATTCCAGATTGTTCAGCCCCGAACCGGTCGTAAATTCTTCGACCCGTTGGATAGCCAGGTTGGTTTGGAAACGACCTTGCAGGATAAGCCGTTGCGTAAGCAGAAAATCTTTGGTGTAGGAAAGGCGGGCCGAAACGCCGCCGCTCTGATCGATGAATAAAGCCGATTCCAACTCATAGTTATACGGCACCAGGCCTTGAATGCCGATCACTCCCAGTCCACGCGCGACATTGCCGCCACGGAACGATTGTGTTTCCATTCGGCCGCCGACTTGAATGTCGTAGTTTTTCCCGATGAAGTGTCCATAGAGCAGTTGGAAATCTACGTCGTAGTCCGCTTTGAATGCGGTATCCTGCTGTCCTTCACTCTTGAACCAGAGACGGTGGTAATCCCCGCCGTACCAACCTTCGACATCCCAGCGGTAATCACTGTTACTTCCGTTTCCGCCGGTGCTCGGGCGATATTCGAGGACGTCGACGAGGGTGAACAGTCGGCGTTCCCGATCGTTCACGGGGCTAGGCCAATCCTGTCGTAGTGCATAGATTGTCTGTGGCCGGCCTTGCTCCGGCAGAGGCTCGACGATTGGAGGGTGGCCTGAGGCGGTAGCCCTGTCATCTTGTGCGGTTTCCCCCAAGGCGATTGTCACGCTAAGCGCTGCACCCAACGTGCAGACCGCCAGCGTCACACAACAGTTCCGGAGAGGCAAATTCACCGGCGCATTCCCGCTTATGATGTAGCGACCTCGACGATGCGAAACATACCCGCTTCCATGTGCAGGAGGAGATGGCAGTGAAAGGCCCACGGCCCAGGGGCATCGGCGCTGATCAGGACGGACAGCCGTTCAGCTGGTTTGACGACCACCGTATGCTTTCTTGGCAGATATGCGCCTGAACCATTTTCCAGGTGCATCCACATTCCGTGCATGTGGAGCGGATGCTCCATCATCGTGTCGTTGACAAACGTGAGCCGAAGGCGCTCGCCGGAGCGCACACGAATCGGCTCCGGCGCATCCGAAAACTTTTTGCCGTCGAACGACCACATGTAACGTTGCATATGGGCGGTAAGATGGATCTCGATCTCCCGTTCCGGCGCTCGTTGATCTTGATAGGGAACGAGGCTTTTCAAGTCAGTGTAGAGCAATACACGCCTGGAGTTCTGATCCAACCCTCTGCCCGGTTCGTGCATACGATTGTGGGAATACTCCGCGACTGTTTGATTGCCGGTGCCATGATGGTCAGGACCGTGCTTGACCGGCGTAGTGCCAGGGATAGGAGAACTGCGCGGGAAAATCATCTCCTCACTCGGCATCGTATGTCTTGCTTCTCCGTGCGTCTTGCCATGATCCGTTACGCTTTCATGGGACGGCGTGGTATTCGAGTCTTCCATGGTGTGGCCGGTGCCATGGTCCGTCATCCCCATATCTTCCATAGTTCGAAGCGGACGGGCCCGCCGCTCAGGAATCTCTCCCTCCATGCCGGTCCTGGGAGCGAGGGTTCCACGAGCGTACCCGCTCCGGTCCATGGTTTCGGCAAAGATTGTATATGCGCGATCCTCATTGGACTGGACGATGACGTCATACGTTTCTGCGGGCCCAAAGCGAAACTCCTCGACTCTGACCGGCTGGACATTCTGGCCATCGGCCTGTACCACCGTCATGGTCAATCCAGGGATGCGCACATCATAAAACGTCATTGCGGCAGCATTGATGAAGCGCAACCGCACCCGCTCTCCCGGTCGAACAATTCCGGTCCAGTTACCGGCAGGCGGCAGACCGTTCATCAGGAACGTGAAGGCGGATCCCGTCACATCGGCAAAGTCGGTTGGATCCATCCGCATCTGGTCCCACATCAGATAGCTCTGCATGGCCGGCCACAGTCCCCAGCGCGCTGCGTCTGAGAGAAATTCCCGACCGTCACGTTTCTGGAAGTTGTAGTAGCCCGATAATTTCTTGAGGTTATTGAATATGACTTCGGATGATTCAAAGCTCCACTCCGAGAGCATCACGACATGCTCCCGGTCATACTGAAACGGTTCCGGTTCGATGGGGTCTAGAATCAGCGGTGCGTACATGCCTTGCAGCTCTTGGCCACCGGAGTGGCTGTGATACCAGTAGGTGCCGCTTTGTTTGACGGGAAACTGATAGGTGAAGGTCGTTCCTGATTCAATGCCGCCGAAGCTGACACCCGGCACTCCGTCCATGTGAGAGGGCAACAATAATCCATGCCAGTGAATCGAGGAAGTTTCCTTCAACTGATTCCTGACGCGCAGTGTCACCTCTTGCCCTTCTTTCAAACGGATGAGCGGACCAGGGATCGTCCCGTTGATCGTCATCGCCACGCCGGTCCTCCCCTCCAGCGTAACGACTGTCTCACTAATAGTGAGGTCGATGACGGATCCGCTCAGTATTGAGGCTTGTGCACCTCGCTGGGTCATACGGACGGGCGGGGCAGAAGCACACCCGGGGATCAACCGTAGCATTGCGACCGATAGCCCAAACTCCCCCAGACGCTTCAACAGGAAGCGTCTCGAAATCAGTTCATCACTCATCGCCGCAATCCAGGAGAGCACTGCACGTAGGATAATGCTATAAGGCCAGCTTACGCAGACGGAGCGCGTTCGCGATGACCGACACGGAACTGAACGTCATTGCGGCGCTGGCGATCATTGGGCTCAAGAGAACCCCAACGAACGGATAGAGTATGCCGGCGGCTACGGGAACACCGAGCATATTGTAGATGAACGCAAAGAAGAGATTTTGCCGGATGTTCTTCATCGTCCCGCGGCTCAACCGCCGCGCGCGTGCGATGGCTCGGAGATCTCCCTTGACCAGCGTCACCCCCGCGCTTTCCATTGCAACGTCAGCTCCCGTCCCCATGGCGATGCCGACCTGCGCCTGTGCCAAGGCCGGCGCATCGTTGATCCCGTCGCCTGCCATGGCCACGACGTGACCTTCTGATTGGAGCCGCTTGATGACCGCCGCCTTTTGCTCGGGCAAGACTTCGGCCTGCACCTCGTCGATCTGGAGCCGACGCGCCACCGCCTCGGCGGTTGTTCGGTTGTCGCCGGTCAGCATCACGAGCCGCAGCCCTTCGCGATGCAACAAAGCGATCGCCTCCGGTGTGGATGACTTGACTGGATCAGCCACGCCCAACAACCCGGCCGGTTTCCCGTCGATTGCGGCGAACATCACCGTCTGGCCCTCCCGCCTGAGCGGTTCAGCCTGGGCCAATAGCGACTCAGTCTCAACGTTCAATTCGTTGAGAAACGGCACCGTGCCCACGGCGACCCTATGATCCTCTACCGTACCCCTAACTCCTTTTCCGGTAACTGAACGAAAATCCTGCGCCTTGGCCGGAACAACACCCTTCTCCCGAGCACCGGACACGATGGCTGCCGCCAAGGGGTGCTCACTGCTCTGCTCCAAACCGGCCGCGAGCCGAAGAAGATCGGCCTCAGTGAAGCCAGGCGCCGGAGTAACGGTCAATAAGCGCGGTTTGCCTTCCGTCAACGTGCCGGTCTTATCCACGACCAGCACGTCCACCTTCGCCAAGGTTTCCAGTGCCTCGGCGTTACGGATCAGCACACCGGCCGTTGCGCCGCGGCCTGTTCCCACCATGATCGACATGGGCGTCGCGAGTCCCAAGGCACAGGGGCAGGCGATGATCAAGACCGCGACCGCGTTGAGCAGGGCATACGCCATCCGCGGTTCTGGACCATAGATGGCCCAGATGACAAACGTGATAGCGGCGACCAAAATCACAATCGGCACGAAATACGCCGCCACGACATCGGCCAACCGTTGAATCGGAGCCCGCGTGCGCTGCGCCTCGCTGACCATACGGACGATTTGCGACAGCAGTGTCTCCCGACCGATTCGCTCTGCGCGCATCACGAAGCTGCCCGTTCCATTGACCGTCGCCCCGACGACTTTGTGGCCGGGCTGCTTCTCCACGGGAAGCGACTCGCCGGTGACCATGGATTCGTCGACGGCGCTGGTCCCTTCTATGACCACGCCATCCACGGGAATTTTTTCACCCGGCCGGACTCGTAACCGATCACCGATCTGCACGTGCTCCAAGGGAATATCGTCTTCACGGCTATCGGAGCGAACTACTCGAGCCGTTTTCGGCGCAAGCCCCAACAGCGCCTTGAGCGCACTGCTGGTCCGGCTGCGGGCGCGTAGCTCCAACACCTGCCCCAATAGAACCAGGGCTATGATGGCGACCGCCGGCTCGAAATAGACGGCAAGCTCACCACCATGGACGCGGAATGAGTCGGGGAACAGTCCAGGCACCAGCGTGGCGGCAACGCTGTACACATAGGCGGCGCCGGTGCCGAGACCGATCAGCGTAAACATGTTGAGATGGCGATTGACGATCGAGGCCCATGCGCGCTCGAACAACGGCCAACCGGTCCAGAGCACAACCGGAGTGGCCAGCACGAACTGGAACCAGACCAAGGCCCTACTCGAAGCAAGTTGCTGCAACAGATGGCCCGGCAACATGTCGGAAATCATCAGCGCGAGAATGGGTGAGCCCAGGATCACGCTCTGCCAAAACCGGCGGGTCATGTCGACCAGCTCAGGATTCACTTCCTCTGCGACTACCGTGCGCGGCTCCAGCGCCATCCCGCAGATCGGACAGCTGCCGGGCTCGGCTTGCACAATCTCCGGATGCATTGGGCACGTGTATTCAGTTCGAGTCGACTCCGCGGTCACGTCGGCCGGCTCCAGGGCCATCCCGCAGATGGGACAGGCACCTGGCTTGGTTTCCAAAACCTCGGGGTCCATTGGACAGACGTACTTGACGCCGGCCTGGGCCTTAATGGGCACCGGCTTGGAAATTCGCTGTTCGGGCGGAGTCAGATAATACTCGGGATCTGTGCGGAACTTCTCGAGACACCTCGAGGCGCAGAAGTAGTACTTCTTGCCGTGATACTCATACGAACCTGCCGCCGTAGACGGCTGAACCGTCATCCCACACACGGGATCGATTTCACCCTGCGGAGCCTGACTCATCATGGGAAGCGATTTCCGCGGAGTAGGCATCGTGATCAGATTCAGCGGTTTTTTGCTGAGCGCTGCTTCGGGATCTGCACGGAATCGTTCCAAGCAAGACACGGCACAGAAATAATAGGTCGTCCCCTTATACTCATAGCGGCCCGCGGCTGTGGCCGGATCGACCCTCATGCCGCAGATCGGATCGATCTCAACCGTCGCGCGATCGTGCCCAGGCGCATGGGGTCTTAAGATATGCTCGCTCATGCGATTACCGTCTGCATGCGTGGTTCCACAACAGCCGCTCGATGGTCCAATCATGTGTCCGACTCCTTTCATCTTATCCGGTATGGTCCCGTAATGTCCCGTTCAGAATGATAGACGGAAGCGGCAGCGAAATATTACAGAGCGACTGACGGGCAGGAAGAACGTATCGAAAAAGCTTGGGAAATCAGATGAAAGATAGGCAAACAGACCAGATGATTATCCGCACGTGCAGTTGAGACAACCATGTCTGCTACAGATGCCGCAAGCGTCCTCGAGAGACGTACGCAGCGCTTGGCGTGCTCTGTGCAAACGAACCGTGAGATTGTTCCGTGATATTTTTAACTCCTTTGCGACACGTGCCGGCGATTCGCCATCGAGATCGATGCGTTCGATCAGCTCTGCGTAGTTCCCACGAAGACTCGAAAGGAGACCGTGAAGACAGGCACAAGCGGTTGCCTTGACTTCATCCGGTGGCGGCTCCTGATGAGTGCCCAGAACGATCGATTCCTGCTGTAGGGCCTGGTTACGACGAACCTCAGCTCCCTGGGCACGATAATAGTCGATGATGGTATGGCGAAGGATGCGGTAGAACCAGGCCAGCGCACTGTCCTCGTTGTGCAATGAGCGGGAATGCTCGACGGCTCGGATGAGGCTTTGCTGGAGGATATCGTCCGCGATACCTTGATCGCCGACTCGCCGCCGGACAAACTGCTTGAAAGCCGACTCGTGCTCAAGCAGTCGTTCAATGACTCCGCTCTTTCTTGCCTCATCCATCACAATCACAATATCATCACCACATCACTTCTTCGAGTCCGCTTCGAGAATGCTGCGGATGATGGTGACGACATTCTCGGGAACCATGTTGGCGCCATCAACTTTGATATTCCCATCCAGCAGGAGCGACGGCGTAGACGACACCTTGATCCGTTCGCCCCATCGGCGCCCATCCTCGAACAGCTTGGCCGGCTTTCCGCTTTCCATCCCGGC is a genomic window containing:
- a CDS encoding sigma-70 family RNA polymerase sigma factor, which translates into the protein MDEARKSGVIERLLEHESAFKQFVRRRVGDQGIADDILQQSLIRAVEHSRSLHNEDSALAWFYRILRHTIIDYYRAQGAEVRRNQALQQESIVLGTHQEPPPDEVKATACACLHGLLSSLRGNYAELIERIDLDGESPARVAKELKISRNNLTVRLHRARQALRTSLEDACGICSRHGCLNCTCG